One stretch of Ipomoea triloba cultivar NCNSP0323 chromosome 8, ASM357664v1 DNA includes these proteins:
- the LOC116026612 gene encoding probable beta-1,4-xylosyltransferase IRX9H, translating into MASIRRTLSPYHERHYQNGGHPFSVSVQSQSQKLMSNGKFSSPLPSFGFGVWRLLGGMRYSRRNVLSRCLILFFLGFVLGLTLFGDFEDLNSINFPGKMKLPLVNDRLELKDAVIPRPSALLDRVQLQIEEKKEMNEQLDLNPQKQLIVVTPTYNRALQAYYLNRLGQVLKLVEPPLLWIVVEMNAASLETADILRKMGIMYRHLVCSKNMTDIKDRGVHQRNSALEHIERHRLDGIVYFADDDNIYSLELFESMRKISRFGTWPVAMLEQSKNKAILEGPVCNGSQVIGWHTNEKSKRLRRFHVDMSGFAFNSTILWDPKLWRRPTAAPIRQLDTVKEGFQETTFIEQLVEDESQMEGIPPGCSRVLNWHLHLEARKLVYPKGWSIQENLDTVIATTT; encoded by the exons ATGGCGTCGATCCGGAGAACTCTGTCGCCGTATCACGAACGGCATTATCAGAACGGAGGACATCCGTTTTCCGTTTCCGTTCAATCGCAGTCTCAGAAGCTCATGTCCAACGGAAAATTCTCGTCTCCGTTACCTTCCTTTGGATTCGGTGTCTGGAGGTTGCTCGGCGGAATGAGATATTCTCGGAGAAATGTTTTGTCTAGGTGTTTGATTCTATTCTTTCTAGGGTTTGTACTAGGTTTGACACTGTTTGGTGATTTCGAGGATTTGAACAGCATTAACTTCCCCGGGAAAATGAAGCTTCCATTGGTGAATGATAGACTGGAGCTGAAGGATGCTGTCATACCTAGACCTAGTGCTCTCCTCGATAGAGTTCAATTACAAATAGAGGAGAAGAAGGAAATGAATGAACAACTAGATTTAAATCCTCAGAAACAGTTGATTGTTGTAACTCCAACATATAACAGGGCGTTACAAGCTTATTATTTGAATAGATTGGGGCAGGTTTTGAAGCTCGTGGAGCCGCCATTGTTGTGGATTGTGGTTGAGATGAATGCAGCTTCATTGGAGACTGCAGATATTTTGAGGAAGATGGGAATTATGTATAGGCATCTGGTGTGTTCCAAGAATATGACCGATATAAAGGACCGTGGTGTGCATCAGAGGAACTCTGCACTGGAGCACATCGAACGTCATAGGCTTGATGGGATTGTTTACTTTGCAGATGACGACAATATATATTCACTCGAACTGTTTGAGAGTATGAGAAAAATCAG CCGTTTTGGCACTTGGCCTGTTGCTATGTTGGAGCAAAGCAAAAACAAAGCGATATTGGAAGGTCCTGTGTGCAACGGAAGTCAAGTAATTGGATGGCACACAAATGAGAAGAGTAAACGACTAAGAAGGTTTCATGTCGATATGTCTGGCTTTGCCTTTAACAGCACTATTTTGTGGGATCCAAAACTGTGGCGCAGACCCACTGCTGCTCCAATCCGGCAATTGGACACCGTGAAAGAAGGCTTTCAG GAGACGACCTTTATAGAACAGCTTGTCGAAGATGAAAGCCAAATGGAAGGAATACCTCCCGGGTGTTCAAGGGTGTTAAATTGGCACCTCCATTTGGAAGCTCGCAAACTCGTTTACCCGAAAGGCTGGTCGATCCAGGAGAACCTCGATACTGTTATAGCAACGACGACTTGA
- the LOC116026566 gene encoding uncharacterized protein LOC116026566 yields MAGPLLREQVLPLLAAANNHGDLDVKLSSLRQVKDVLLSADASQAAEIFPYLIDLQSSPETMLRKYLIQVIEDIAAKSMEHALMLMPVLLASLRDNSSLVVKQSIVSGTSIFYGVVEELSMQFHRRGLIERWLEEFWTWMIKFKDAIFGILFEAGPVGVRLLAIKFLEIYVLLFTPDATDSERYTSEAPTKFRRAFNISWIIGHHPIMDPAALISDANRTIGILLELLRSASSVPGSLTISVVNSLATIAKKRPAHYNFILSALLDFDPNFEMTKGGHTASIQYSLRTAFLGFLRCTHPAILESREKLQKALRAMNAGDAADQVLRQLDKMMRNNERASREARMNKDDQPSNHLPVSGDATKKRATPSDNEDSSINHDLSAKRVRYVPNNHVVPPVERNDSGKDYVNGVPQKAPVAVNAPNLVEQMISMIGALISEGERGVESLEILIAKIPPDVMADIVITNMRHLPRNPPSFTKFDTLPLTQQSDFSSAPLNGVVPIGSSVSKQTVALSSQLPVSVSNAVNSSISEMSTSLPPDSKRDPRRDPRRLDPRRVTVGIGVPPPPIIEDNINPMQPVVQSEVDSSNTFNRPLMVPILPTSENMPVSQNPKIEADNTLESLDSALADWSAPKEEIQVEEAERSVPDTEENAIADITFSSAGKLEQDSMAQMPSNVLMIDEVYSPSSVETDQRSPPISNTIASEDVCDYLPSVPPYIELTEEQQRSVETLAIEQIIDSYKRLKGADNKQTGMAMLSCLIAQINAGADVAVMVQKHILSDYQQQKGHEVVMHVLYHLRTLMLSDSDERSSSAASLYDQVLLGVAKFLLDTFPATDKSFSRLLSEVPYLPESAMRLLVDLCSENYSGKDGRDGDRVTQGLGAVWGLILGRPPNRQACLDIALKCAVHSKEDVRAKAIRLVTNKLYVLSHTSENIEQFAMNTFLSAVDNRVSGPEDSISGATNQRKEVEVGSQETSVSGSQSSDTGISENDSLRGSQFDSQSDSALSSAQAQRLVSLFFALCTKKPSLLQHVFDNYGRAPKAVKQAIHRHMPILIRAIGSSNPELLHIISDPPQGCENLLTLVITILSEGTTPPPDLIAVVKRLYETKLKDASILIPMLSSFSKSEVLPIFPRLVSLPLDKFQIAMARILQGSAHTGPALSPAEVLVAIHDINPERDGLPLKKITDACSACFEQRTVFTQQVLAKALNQMVDQTPLPLLFMRTVIQAIDAFPTLVDFVMEILSKLVNRQVWKMPKLWVGFLKCVSQTQPHSFPVLLQLPPPQLEGALNKYAGLRGPLAAFASQPNIKNSLPRPTLAVLGLLESNLQQPHISPSLHPSEASPSVHGATLT; encoded by the exons ATGGCCGGACCGCTGCTACGGGAGCAAGTGCTCCCTCTCCTCGCCGCCGCCAACAACCACGGCGATTTGGATGTCAAGCTCTCGTCTTTGCGGCAGGTTAAGGATGTGTTGCTGTCTGCTGACGCGTCGCAGGCCGCCGAGATTTTCCCCTATTTGATTGACCTTCAGTCCTCGCCCGAAACCATGCTGCGGAAATACCTAATTCA GGTGATTGAGGATATTGCAGCAAAATCAATGGAGCATGCTTTGATGTTAATGCCTGTGTTATTAGCATCTTTGAGAGATAATAGTTCATTGGTTGTGAAGCAATCCATTGTTTCTGGAACAAGCATCTTCTATGGAGTGGTGGAAGAATTATCAATGCAG TTTCACCGGCGTGGTTTAATCGAGAGGTGGCTTGAAGAGTTTTGGACATGGATGATCAAGTTCAAGGATGCCATCTTTGGAATTCTGTTTGAG GCTGGCCCTGTTGGTGTAAGATTGCTGgcaataaaatttttggaaaTATACGTTTTACTTTTCACACCAGATGCAACTGATTCTGAGAGATATACATCGGAAG CTCCGACAAAATTTAGGCGGGCCTTCAATATTTCTTGGATAATTGGCCATCATCCTATTATGGATCCAGCTGCACTGATATCTGATGCAAATAGAACCATTGGCATTCTATTGGAGCTTTTGCGCTCTGCAAGTTCAGTTCCTGGTTCACTGACGATCTCTGTTGTTAATAG CCTTGCTACTATTGCAAAGAAGAGACCTGCTCACTACAACTTCATTCTTTCGGCATTGCTTGATTTTGATCCCAACTTTGAGATGACAAAAGGAGGTCATACTGCCAGCATTCAGTATTCTCTGAGGACAGCATTTTTAGGATTTTTGAGATGTACTCATCCTGCTATTCTAGAG TCAAGAGAGAAACTGCAAAAGGCATTGCGAGCAATGAATGCTGGGGATGCAGCTGATCAAGTTCTCCGTCAACTGGATAAAATGATGAGAAACAATGAGCGTGCTTCACGTGAGGCTCGAATGAACAAG GATGACCAGCCATCAAATCATTTGCCTGTTTCTGGGGATGCAACAAAGAAAAGGGCCACTCCTTCAGATAATGAAGATTCAAGTATTAATCATGATTTGTCTGCAAAGAGGGTTCGATATGTGCCCAACAATCATGTAGTTCCACCTGTTGAAAGAAATGATTCTGGAAAGGATTATGTCAATGGAGTGCCCCAAAAAGCTCCTGTAGCTGTTAATGCCCCTAACCTTGTTGAACAAATGATCTCCATGATAGGTGCTTTAATATCAGAAGGAGAAAGAGGTGTTGAATCTCTGGAAATTCTAATAGCTAAAATTCCACCAGATGTGATGGCTGATATAGTCATAACAAATATGAGGCACTTACCTAGAAACCCCCCTTCATTCACTAAGTTTGATACCCTGCCATTAACTCAGCAAAGTGATTTTTCAAGTGCTCCATTGAATGGTGTGGTACCAATAGGTTCCTCAGTTTCCAAACAGACTGTAGCTCTCTCTTCTCAATTACCTGTTTCTGTTTCAAATGCTGTGAACTCATCTATATCAGAAATGTCGACTTCACTACCTCCTGATTCTAAACGTGATCCTCGAAGG GATCCTCGTCGCCTTGACCCAAGGCGTGTCACTGTTGGAATTGGAGTGCCACCACCACCCATCATTGAAGATAATATCAATCCAATGCAACCTGTGGTGCAATCTGAAGTTGATTCTTCTAATACCTTTAACAGACCCCTTATGGTACCCATCCTTCCAACTTCAGAAAATATGCCTGTGTCTCAGAATCCCAAAATTGAAGCTGACAACACTTTGGAGAGTTTAGATTCTGCCTTGGCTGACTGGTCAGCTCCAAAAGAAGAAATTCAGGTTGAAGAAGCTGAGAGAAGTGTTCCTGACACTGAAGAGAATGCTATTGCGGACATAACATTCTCTTCTGCTGGCAAATTGGAACAGGACTCGATGGCACAAATGCCATCTAATGTTTTAATGATAGATGAGGTATACTCACCGTCTTCAGTAGAAACTGATCAACGTTCTCCACCCATTTCAAACACAATTGCTTCTGAGGATGTGTGTGATTATTTGCCTTCGGTTCCGCCATACATTGAGCTGACAGAAGAGCAGCAAAGAAGTGTTGAAACTTTGGCAATTGAACAAATAATTGACTCATACAAGAGGTTAAAGGGGGCAGATAACAAACAAACAGGCATGGCAATGCTTTCTTGCTTGATTGCCCAG ATTAATGCTGGTGCTGATGTAGCTGTGATGGTTCAAAAGCATATTCTCTCAGACTATCAACAACAAAAG GGGCATGAGGTCGTAATGCATGTCCTTTACCATTTGCGCACCCTCATGTTATCAGATTCAGATGAACGCTCTTCATCTGCTGCTTCTCTGTATGATCAGGTTCTTCTGGGAGTG GCAAAATTCTTATTAGATACTTTTCCAGCAACTGACAAGTCATTTAGCCGACTTCTCAGTGAAGTTCCTTATTTGCCTGAATCTGCGATGCGGCTACTAGTTGATTTATGCTCTGAAAATTATTCGGGAAAAGATGGTCGTGATGGTGACCGTGTCACACAGGGTCTTGGTGCTGTGTGGGGCTTGATTTTGGGACGGCCACCCAATCGCCAAGCCTGCTTGGATATTGCTTTGAAG TGTGCTGTTCACTCAAAGGAAGACGTTCGAGCTAAAGCTATCCGCCTG GTGACAAACAAACTCTATGTGCTGAGCCACACCTCGGAAAATATCGAACAGTTTGCAATGAATACATTCTTGTCTGCTGTAGATAACCGTGTTTCAGGTCCAGAAGATTCAATATCTGGAGCCACCAATCAGAGAAAAGAGGTGGAG GTTGGAAGCCAAGAGACCTCTGTTAGTGGCTCTCAGAGTTCAGACACAGGAATTTCTGAAAATGATTCATTGAGGGGTTCTCAGTTTGATTCTCAAAGTGATTCTGCGTTGTCTTCTGCTCAGGCACAACGTCtagtttcattattttttgCTTTATGCACCAAG AAGCCCAGTCTTCTTCAACATGTATTTGATAATTATGGAAGGGCTCCCAAGGCTGTTAAGCAG GCCATTCATCGCCACATGCCTATTCTTATTAGAGCAATAGGTTCTTCAAATCCTGAACTGCTTCATATAATATCTGATCCACCCCAAGGATGCGAAAATCTGCTGACACTG GTGATTACTATTTTGTCAGAAGGGACAACACCTCCACCTGATCTGATTGCAGTTGTTAAGCGTCTATATGAAACTAAACTAAAG GATGCAAGTATTCTTATCCCAATGCTCTCATCCTTTTCTAAAAGCGAG GTTTTACCTATTTTTCCTCGCCTCGTCTCTCTTCCTCTGGACAAGTTTCAGATTGCAATGGCTCGCATATTGCAG GGTTCTGCTCATACAGGTCCAGCATTAAGTCCAGCTGAGGTTTTGGTTGCCATCCATGACATTAATCCTGAGAGAGATGGATTGCCACTAAAGAAG ATCACAGATGCTTGCTCAGCTTGCTTTGAGCAACGGACTGTTTTCACACAACAAGTTCTGGCAAAGGCCTTGAACCAGATG GTTGATCAAACTCCCCTTCCACTGCTCTTCATGAGAACTGTGATTCAGGCAATTGATGCTTTTCCTACGCTG GTTGATTTTGTCATGGAGATACTGTCCAAACTTGTAAACAGACAG GTGTGGAAAATGCCAAAATTATGGGTTGGGTTCTTGAAATGTGTCTCACAAACACAGCCACACTCATTCCCTGTATTGTTACAG TTGCCTCCCCCACAACTCGAAGGTGCTTTGAACAAATATGCTGGCCTCCGAGGTCCATTGGCTGCCTTTGCTAGTCaaccaaacattaaaaattcACTCCCCAG ACCAACATTGGCGGTACTTGGCCTGCTCGAGTCGAATTTGCAGCAACCGCATATTTCGCCTTCTTTGCATCCATCTGAAGCAAGTCCATCTGTTCATGGTGCAACCCTAACATGA